In Humulus lupulus chromosome 7, drHumLupu1.1, whole genome shotgun sequence, the following are encoded in one genomic region:
- the LOC133788777 gene encoding uncharacterized protein LOC133788777: MHVCVHTCSVSFSVLRRGRRWLLGFLFSAVSWSELANMRKKLDTRFPAARIKKIMQADEDVGKIAMAVPLLVSKALELFLQDLCDQTYEITLQKGAKTVNSLHLKQCVHSFNVFDFLKDIVSKVPDLGGSDTAGEERSVAKRRKVVDTEDNDSDEEFKKSKMHEVGHHSGGRGRGRGRGRGRGRGIRVTDREASHHDKYEDDPDDFKYNGNIDPTLEILDNDRADPEGPKENIACDENKTEAPLRNFDLNVDLNETENLTTVLTPAPVPVLAHVPSPVHTGISAQIIPEMKHEEHPGWSLEDVEKMAIDPSQLASLNRRMDEDDEDYDEES, encoded by the exons ATGCACGTCTGTGTACATACGTGTTCTGTGAGTTTTTCAGTGCTACGGCGAGGACGACGTTGGTTATTAGGGTTTTTGTTTTCAGCCGTTTCATGGTCAGAGTTAGCCAACATGAGGAAGAAGCTAGATACCCGTTTTCCAGCC GCTAGGATCAAGAAGATTATGCAAGCAGATGAGGATGTTGGAAAGATCGCTATGGCTGTACCTCTTTTAGTAT CTAAAGCTTTGGAGCTATTTCTACAAGATCTTTGCGATCAGACATACGAGATAACTCTGCAGAAAGGTGCAAAGACCGTGAATTCTCTGCATTT AAAACAGTGTGTGCACTCGTTTAATGTTTTTGATTTCCTGAAGGATATTGTCAGTAAAGTTCCTGATTTGGGTGGGTCTGATACTGCTGGTGAGGAACGATCGGTTGCAAAGAGAAG GAAAGTTGTAGATACTGAAGACAATGATAGTGATGAGGAATTCAAGAAGAGTAAAATG CATGAAGTTGGTCATCATAGTGGTGGCAGAGGAAGAGGTAGGGGCAGAGGTAGAGGGCGTGGACGAGGTATTCGAGTTACAGACAGGGAGGCATCACATCATGACAAGTATGAAGATGATCCAGACGATTTCAAGTACAATGGCAATATTGATCCAACCCTTGAAATTCTAGATAATGATAGAGCAGATCCTGAAGGACCTAAGGAGAATATTGCATGTGATGAAAACAAAACCGAAGCACCACTCCGAAACTTTGACCTGAATGTGGACCTGAATGAGACTGAGAACTTGACAACTGTGTTGACCCCAGCTCCTGTTCCTGTTCTTGCACATGTTCCATCCCCTGTTCATACTGGTATATCTGCACAGATCATTCCCGAAATGAAGCACGAGGAACACCCTGGTTGGTCCTTGGAAGACGTGGAAAAGATGGCCATTGATCCCAGTCAACTTGCCAGCTTAAATAGGAGGATGGATGAAGATGACGAAGATTATGATGAAGAAAGTTAA